In Leptospiraceae bacterium, a single genomic region encodes these proteins:
- a CDS encoding MBOAT family protein, giving the protein MVFSSISFLFVFFPIVFLIYVVTPKKFRFMFLLVTNLLFYFWGEGKYLEVMLFSIFLNYFSGIVIEKFDNHHRKKILFVSILINLLLLFYYKYFSFFSQSLIDAGVNGLRNPKIHLPIGISFFTFQGISYLIDVYRKDVKGTKNFIHFAMYISLFSQLIAGPIVRYKDILNDVINNILTQEKIVYGIQRFIIGLAKKVIIANSVALFADKVFEINPNNLSTSEAWLGVICYSLQIYFDFSGYSDMAIGLGSIFGFKFLENFNYPYSANSIQDFWRRWHISLSTWFRDYLYIPLGGSRRSNINTYFNLITVFVLCGLWHGANWTFIVWGAWHGIFLILERFENFKKIVSVNIFIEHVYTIFVVMIGWVFFRAENLSSAFIFIKTLFAFKGYELDMDQYNLIKLMNSEFYFMIIVGVIASTPIIHLMKQKIITFNSIINLRKNIYSSMIFRIVKYILLLLLFMICVSYLASGTYNPFIYFRF; this is encoded by the coding sequence ATGGTATTTAGCTCCATTTCATTTTTGTTTGTATTTTTTCCTATTGTATTTTTGATTTATGTAGTTACGCCTAAAAAATTTAGGTTTATGTTTTTGTTAGTGACTAACCTTCTTTTTTATTTTTGGGGAGAAGGTAAATATTTAGAAGTAATGTTATTCAGTATATTCCTGAATTATTTTTCAGGTATTGTAATCGAAAAATTCGATAACCATCACAGAAAAAAAATACTTTTTGTTTCGATTCTAATTAATTTATTATTACTTTTTTATTATAAATACTTTTCCTTTTTTTCACAGTCATTGATTGATGCAGGAGTGAACGGATTACGTAATCCGAAAATTCATTTACCAATTGGAATTTCTTTTTTTACGTTTCAAGGTATATCATATTTAATTGACGTATATAGAAAAGATGTAAAAGGAACAAAAAATTTTATTCATTTCGCAATGTATATTTCTTTATTTTCTCAGTTGATTGCAGGACCAATTGTAAGATATAAAGATATATTAAATGATGTAATAAATAATATTCTTACACAAGAAAAAATTGTTTATGGTATACAGAGATTTATTATTGGGCTAGCGAAAAAAGTAATCATAGCAAACTCGGTTGCCCTATTTGCAGATAAAGTTTTCGAAATAAATCCAAACAATCTATCAACTTCAGAAGCTTGGTTAGGGGTAATTTGTTATTCTCTGCAAATATACTTTGATTTTTCTGGTTACTCTGACATGGCGATAGGTTTGGGGTCTATCTTTGGATTTAAATTTTTAGAGAATTTTAATTATCCTTATTCTGCCAATTCCATTCAGGATTTTTGGAGGAGATGGCATATTTCTCTTTCTACTTGGTTTCGGGATTATTTATATATACCGCTTGGTGGAAGTCGACGTTCTAATATTAATACTTATTTTAATCTAATTACTGTCTTTGTATTATGTGGTCTTTGGCATGGAGCTAATTGGACATTTATCGTATGGGGAGCTTGGCATGGAATTTTCTTAATTTTGGAAAGGTTTGAAAATTTTAAAAAAATTGTTTCAGTAAATATTTTTATCGAACATGTTTATACAATTTTTGTAGTTATGATTGGTTGGGTATTTTTTAGAGCAGAGAATCTTTCTAGTGCATTTATATTCATAAAAACCTTATTCGCATTTAAAGGATATGAATTAGATATGGATCAATATAATTTAATTAAACTTATGAATTCAGAATTTTATTTTATGATTATTGTAGGTGTTATTGCTTCTACACCAATCATTCATTTAATGAAGCAGAAAATCATTACGTTTAATTCCATTATAAATTTACGAAAAAATATATATTCTTCAATGATTTTTAGAATAGTTAAATATATTTTACTTCTCCTATTATTTATGATTTGTGTTTCTTACTTGGCAAGTGGGACATACAATCCATTTATTTATTTTAGATTTTAG